In the Pseudolabrys taiwanensis genome, one interval contains:
- a CDS encoding ABC transporter permease yields the protein MIASVLAKRAVMAIVTLFGVAVVVFLLLRVAPGDPVAMMIGAGASAADIADLRARYGLDQPLLVQFGIWLAGVVRGDFGVSISLRRDVLELLAERLPATLELAGLACTVAVLVGGAVAVAGTLLRRRTGEAVLDGVNGLLLAVPDFVWALAFVLLLGVLWPVLPLSGRMDPAVSGPFVTRFYLTESVLTGRFALAGDLIAHMTMPVLALALPLAAVIARILKDGLSEAMVQDYVLLARVKGMSELRLVVGEALRNAVGPTLALTGVQFTFLIGGTVIVERIFAYPGIGSMAIDAVINRDLPLIQGLVLVFGALFILVNLAVDLAVVGLNPRLRHG from the coding sequence ATGATCGCTTCGGTTCTGGCAAAGCGGGCCGTCATGGCCATCGTGACGCTTTTCGGCGTCGCGGTGGTCGTCTTCCTGTTGCTCCGTGTCGCGCCGGGCGATCCCGTCGCCATGATGATCGGAGCCGGTGCGAGCGCAGCCGATATCGCCGATCTGCGCGCGCGCTACGGGCTCGATCAACCGCTGCTGGTGCAGTTCGGCATCTGGCTCGCCGGCGTCGTGCGGGGCGACTTCGGCGTCTCGATCTCGCTGCGCCGCGACGTGCTCGAACTGCTGGCTGAGCGCCTGCCGGCGACGCTCGAGCTCGCCGGGCTTGCTTGCACCGTCGCGGTGCTGGTCGGCGGGGCGGTTGCCGTCGCCGGCACCTTGTTGCGACGGCGGACCGGGGAAGCCGTGCTCGACGGCGTCAACGGCCTGCTGCTGGCCGTGCCGGATTTCGTCTGGGCGCTCGCCTTCGTGTTGTTGCTCGGCGTCTTGTGGCCGGTGCTGCCTTTGTCCGGCCGCATGGATCCGGCGGTCAGCGGGCCGTTCGTCACGCGCTTTTATCTGACCGAGAGTGTGCTCACCGGCCGTTTCGCGCTCGCCGGCGATCTCATCGCGCACATGACCATGCCGGTGCTGGCCCTCGCATTGCCGCTCGCCGCGGTGATCGCCCGCATCCTCAAGGACGGTCTGAGCGAAGCCATGGTGCAGGACTACGTGCTGCTGGCGCGGGTGAAGGGCATGTCGGAACTGCGCCTCGTCGTCGGCGAGGCGCTGCGCAATGCGGTCGGGCCGACTTTGGCGCTGACCGGCGTGCAGTTCACCTTCTTGATCGGCGGCACCGTCATCGTCGAACGCATCTTCGCTTATCCGGGCATTGGCTCGATGGCGATCGATGCGGTGATCAACCGCGATCTGCCGCTCATTCAGGGGCTCGTGCTGGTGTTCGGCGCTTTGTTCATCCTGGTCAACCTCGCGGTCGATCTTGCGGTCGTTGGTCTGAACCCGCGGCTGCGCCATGGCTGA
- a CDS encoding ABC transporter substrate-binding protein → MFKPTRRDTLALGAGGLIAGLIGPNGFAGAAVGNTLTIAFNVNLPAFDPTVGPSAVNPTIQAIYRSVFDQFIAQKPNLAFEPGLLTAWGWSDDKKSIWMDVREGVTWHDGSPFTAEDVAWSLQRAGDAKTGNPIQFIWGTLGNFKTEGKRVTADAKQFDPALFKWMAFLTGYVLPKAYYEKVGAEGFEKKPIGTGPYMVDEYQGNAFLRLKANPKYWGGKPAFETVVFKFVTDATSRVAEIESGSSDLTLEIPYEEYDRLKAKKGLAGVATPISDIGMIFINNDANIPKDVRLAAHHAIDKQAIVKRLLRGYGVPIDTLQAPEYEAYDPTIKVGYDEKKAAALMKSAGFGPDKPYKTTIQTTRGLKPKDYEMIQAIVGMWRKIGIDAQIEVYEVAKHFELRTSHKLAPFAFYNWGNAIGDPSTSTGHAMFSMSPHSSWKTPDVDAKIGPLWGEPDEKKRIAGYKAAEKYIAEQGAVIPLLQYVQPIVFKAELKVTPNISGAMQPTLVKKA, encoded by the coding sequence ATGTTCAAGCCCACTCGTCGTGACACGCTCGCGCTCGGCGCGGGCGGCCTGATTGCCGGCCTGATCGGCCCGAACGGCTTTGCCGGCGCGGCAGTCGGCAACACGCTGACCATCGCCTTCAACGTCAACTTGCCTGCGTTCGATCCGACGGTCGGCCCGTCCGCCGTCAACCCGACCATCCAGGCGATCTATCGCTCGGTGTTCGACCAGTTCATCGCGCAGAAGCCGAACCTCGCCTTCGAGCCCGGATTGCTCACGGCCTGGGGCTGGAGCGACGACAAGAAGTCGATCTGGATGGACGTGCGCGAAGGCGTGACCTGGCACGACGGTTCGCCGTTCACAGCGGAAGACGTTGCGTGGTCGTTGCAACGCGCCGGCGATGCGAAGACCGGCAATCCGATCCAATTCATCTGGGGCACGCTCGGCAACTTCAAGACCGAAGGCAAGCGCGTCACGGCTGATGCCAAGCAGTTCGACCCCGCGCTGTTCAAGTGGATGGCCTTCCTCACCGGCTACGTGCTGCCGAAGGCCTATTACGAAAAGGTCGGCGCTGAAGGCTTCGAAAAGAAGCCGATCGGCACCGGCCCGTATATGGTCGACGAGTATCAGGGCAACGCCTTCCTGCGGCTCAAGGCCAATCCGAAATATTGGGGCGGCAAGCCGGCCTTCGAGACCGTGGTGTTCAAGTTCGTCACCGATGCCACCAGCCGCGTCGCCGAGATCGAAAGCGGTTCGTCCGATCTGACGCTGGAAATTCCCTACGAGGAATATGACCGCCTGAAGGCCAAGAAGGGTTTGGCCGGCGTCGCCACGCCGATCTCCGACATCGGCATGATCTTCATCAACAACGACGCCAATATCCCGAAGGACGTGCGCCTCGCCGCGCATCACGCCATCGACAAGCAGGCGATCGTGAAGCGGCTGCTGCGCGGCTACGGCGTGCCGATCGATACGTTGCAGGCGCCGGAATACGAGGCTTACGACCCGACCATCAAGGTCGGCTACGACGAGAAGAAGGCGGCCGCCTTGATGAAGTCGGCCGGCTTCGGCCCCGACAAGCCATACAAGACCACGATTCAGACGACGCGCGGCCTCAAGCCGAAAGACTACGAGATGATCCAGGCGATCGTCGGCATGTGGCGCAAGATCGGCATCGACGCGCAGATCGAAGTTTACGAGGTTGCCAAGCATTTCGAGCTGCGCACTTCGCATAAGCTGGCGCCCTTCGCCTTCTACAACTGGGGCAATGCCATCGGCGATCCATCGACCTCGACCGGCCACGCGATGTTTTCGATGTCGCCGCACTCAAGCTGGAAGACGCCCGACGTCGACGCCAAGATCGGACCGCTGTGGGGCGAGCCGGACGAGAAGAAGCGCATCGCCGGCTACAAGGCGGCGGAAAAATATATCGCGGAGCAGGGCGCGGTGATCCCGTTGCTGCAATACGTGCAGCCGATCGTGTTCAAGGCCGAGCTGAAGGTTACGCCGAACATCTCCGGTGCGATGCAGCCGACGCTTGTGAAGAAGGCTTGA
- a CDS encoding ATP-binding cassette domain-containing protein, which translates to MAEGLIDARGVTVAYEQRGIFGKRLEPKPVLHGVDLTIGRGETVGIVGESGSGKTTLGRALLGLVRPSSGSIHFEGQEITGLSEEAMRPLRRRMQMIFQDPMSSLNPRRTIRSILTGPLLLHGLAKSRTEAETRVRAVLDRVGLPLAALERYPHELSGGQRQRVGIARAVVLEPDFVLADEIVSGLDVSTQAQVLQLLGQLKRDLHLSMAFISHDLSVVRAVCDRVYVLAGGRVVEQGACERVFAAPQDAYTRTLIDAIPLPVIDPTWLERRPQS; encoded by the coding sequence ATGGCTGAAGGGCTGATCGATGCGCGCGGCGTTACGGTCGCCTACGAGCAACGCGGCATCTTCGGCAAGCGCCTGGAGCCGAAGCCCGTGCTGCACGGCGTCGATCTGACGATCGGCCGCGGCGAGACGGTCGGCATTGTCGGCGAGTCAGGCTCGGGCAAGACGACGCTCGGCCGCGCGCTGCTCGGGCTGGTGCGGCCGAGCAGCGGCTCGATCCATTTCGAGGGCCAGGAAATCACCGGTCTGTCGGAGGAGGCGATGCGGCCGCTGCGGCGGCGCATGCAGATGATCTTCCAGGACCCGATGTCCTCGCTCAATCCGCGGCGCACCATCCGAAGCATCCTCACCGGCCCCTTGCTGCTGCACGGCTTGGCGAAGAGCCGCACCGAGGCGGAGACGCGCGTGCGCGCGGTGCTCGACCGTGTCGGCCTGCCGCTCGCGGCGCTCGAGCGTTATCCGCATGAACTGTCCGGCGGTCAGCGCCAGCGTGTCGGTATTGCCCGCGCCGTCGTGCTCGAGCCGGACTTCGTGCTCGCCGACGAGATCGTGTCCGGGCTCGATGTATCGACGCAGGCGCAGGTTCTTCAGTTGCTCGGTCAGCTCAAGCGCGACCTGCATCTGTCGATGGCTTTCATCAGCCACGATCTGTCGGTCGTGCGCGCGGTCTGCGATCGCGTCTACGTGCTCGCGGGCGGCCGCGTGGTCGAGCAGGGCGCATGCGAGCGCGTCTTCGCGGCGCCGCAGGACGCCTACACGCGCACGCTCATCGACGCCATCCCGCTGCCGGTGATCGATCCGACGTGGTTGGAGCGGCGGCCCCAAAGCTGA
- a CDS encoding phytoene desaturase family protein produces MSDADYIVVGSGINALVCAAMLGAKGRKVLVLERNERIGGCIRTDAITAPAFTHDVMATTFVLFVTSPAFAALGPKLIERGLAFCDSETPTGVLMPDGRYAVLSKDRARNIAQFEALAPGDGGTFDAEMQQFGANAGFVFGLLGGSLWSWPTAKLIAREAWRRGLRGLATFFGEALASGRAHLETRYSSDVVRALFAPWVLHCGIGPESAYGGEMVKVIGFALEAAGAPIVKGGAQNLLDAFAKLIADQGGSIRTGADVERVELDRAGRATGVQLVGGGRLSAAQGVICSVAPDQLYRRFLKDRPLPEDVSVGLSRFRYGKGDMQIHYALSAPPRWKHPELGKVALLHLTPGLDGVSRASNECERGLLPAVPTICVGQPTALDPSRAPEGKAILWLQLPEAPRVVKGDAANEIDIPADGTWTEALREAYADRVEAILAQHIENFRDGVMVRRTYSPADLAAMNVNLVGGDPYGGFCGLDQFFLWRPFKSSVNHKTHVPGLYHIGASTHPGPGLGGGSGFLLAQDIA; encoded by the coding sequence ATGAGCGACGCGGACTACATCGTCGTCGGCAGCGGCATCAACGCGCTGGTGTGCGCGGCCATGCTCGGCGCCAAAGGCCGCAAGGTCCTGGTGCTCGAGCGCAACGAGCGCATCGGCGGCTGTATACGCACCGACGCCATCACTGCCCCCGCCTTCACGCATGATGTGATGGCGACGACGTTCGTGTTGTTCGTCACGTCGCCGGCCTTTGCCGCGCTGGGTCCCAAGCTCATCGAGCGCGGCCTGGCCTTCTGCGACAGCGAAACGCCGACCGGTGTCCTGATGCCGGACGGGCGCTACGCCGTGCTGTCGAAAGATCGGGCGCGCAATATCGCGCAGTTCGAGGCGCTGGCGCCCGGCGACGGCGGAACCTTCGATGCCGAAATGCAGCAATTCGGCGCCAACGCCGGTTTCGTCTTCGGCCTGCTTGGGGGCTCGCTGTGGTCGTGGCCGACGGCAAAGTTGATTGCGCGTGAGGCATGGCGACGGGGACTGCGCGGGCTCGCGACATTCTTCGGCGAAGCTTTGGCCAGCGGCCGCGCGCATCTGGAAACGCGCTATTCATCCGACGTTGTGCGGGCTCTGTTTGCGCCATGGGTGCTGCATTGCGGCATCGGGCCCGAGAGCGCCTATGGCGGCGAGATGGTGAAGGTCATCGGATTCGCGCTGGAGGCGGCGGGCGCGCCGATCGTGAAGGGCGGGGCGCAAAATCTGCTCGACGCCTTCGCGAAGCTGATTGCGGATCAAGGCGGCAGTATTCGAACCGGCGCCGACGTCGAACGGGTGGAGTTGGATCGCGCGGGCCGGGCAACCGGCGTGCAGCTTGTCGGCGGGGGCCGTCTGTCGGCCGCGCAGGGCGTCATCTGCTCGGTCGCGCCAGATCAACTTTACCGGCGCTTTCTGAAAGATCGGCCGCTGCCGGAAGATGTCAGTGTCGGCCTGTCGCGCTTCCGCTACGGCAAAGGCGACATGCAGATCCACTACGCATTGTCGGCGCCGCCACGCTGGAAGCATCCGGAACTGGGCAAGGTGGCGCTGCTGCATCTCACGCCCGGGCTCGATGGCGTCTCGCGCGCCAGCAACGAATGCGAACGCGGCTTGCTACCGGCGGTGCCCACCATTTGCGTCGGCCAGCCCACGGCCCTCGATCCCTCGCGGGCCCCGGAGGGCAAGGCGATCCTCTGGCTGCAATTGCCCGAGGCGCCGCGCGTCGTCAAAGGCGATGCGGCGAACGAAATCGACATACCAGCGGACGGCACGTGGACCGAGGCGTTGCGCGAGGCCTATGCCGATCGCGTCGAGGCGATCCTCGCACAGCACATCGAGAACTTCCGCGACGGCGTGATGGTGCGCCGCACCTATTCGCCGGCCGACCTCGCGGCGATGAACGTCAACCTGGTCGGCGGCGATCCCTATGGCGGCTTCTGCGGGCTCGATCAGTTCTTCCTGTGGCGGCCGTTCAAGTCGTCGGTGAATCACAAGACGCATGTGCCGGGGCTCTACCATATCGGTGCATCGACGCATCCGGGCCCAGGTCTCGGTGGCGGCTCCGGATTTCTGCTGGCGCAAGATATTGCCTGA
- a CDS encoding ABC transporter ATP-binding protein: MSTPLLTVSHLTAVIGGKRHMPVLRDVSLEIGRGEVHGLVGESGAGKSTIAKAILGILPHGIRITGGSIALEGEDLLKLDPAALRRKLGPAVSLIPQDPLTALNPGRRIEAQLTDGLRLWKGMSAKQAHERALQLLEEVQMREPARVMRSFPHELSGGMRQRVLIAAAFALEPKLVIADEPTTALDVTVQKQILRLIRNMQERHGTGVVFVTHDLGVVAQICDRATLLYMGKVMEQGLVRDLLDQPRHAYTKALMAACPRYDEPGRGLAPVPEAVFAACRAEIAAFDREVQP; the protein is encoded by the coding sequence ATGAGTACGCCGCTTCTAACCGTATCGCACCTGACCGCCGTCATCGGCGGCAAGCGCCACATGCCGGTGCTGCGCGACGTATCGCTCGAGATCGGCCGCGGCGAAGTGCATGGCCTGGTCGGCGAAAGCGGCGCCGGCAAGTCGACCATCGCCAAGGCCATTCTCGGCATCCTGCCGCACGGCATCCGCATCACCGGCGGCAGCATCGCGCTCGAGGGCGAAGACCTGCTCAAGCTCGACCCGGCGGCGCTCCGACGCAAGCTCGGGCCGGCGGTGTCGCTGATCCCGCAGGATCCGCTGACGGCGCTCAATCCCGGCCGCCGCATCGAGGCGCAACTCACCGACGGCCTGCGCTTGTGGAAGGGCATGAGCGCCAAGCAGGCGCATGAGCGCGCTTTGCAGTTGCTCGAAGAGGTGCAGATGCGCGAACCGGCGCGCGTCATGCGCAGCTTTCCGCACGAGCTGTCGGGCGGCATGCGCCAGCGCGTGCTCATCGCCGCGGCCTTCGCGCTCGAACCGAAGCTGGTGATCGCGGACGAACCGACCACCGCGCTCGACGTCACCGTGCAGAAGCAGATCCTGCGCCTCATCCGCAATATGCAGGAGCGGCACGGTACCGGCGTCGTCTTCGTCACGCACGATCTCGGCGTGGTGGCACAGATCTGCGATCGCGCAACCTTGCTCTACATGGGCAAAGTGATGGAGCAGGGCCTCGTGCGCGACCTGCTCGACCAGCCGCGGCACGCTTACACAAAGGCGCTGATGGCGGCTTGCCCCCGTTACGATGAGCCCGGACGCGGTCTCGCGCCGGTACCGGAAGCCGTGTTCGCCGCCTGCCGCGCGGAGATCGCCGCGTTCGATCGTGAGGTGCAGCCATGA
- a CDS encoding cyclase family protein, giving the protein MSASLLNQLAAAIVSNSIRVIDLSQTLRASTPVIALPPPLANSKPFSIEEISHYDDRGPGWYWNNISMGEHTGTHFDAPVHWVTGQHYADGFTDTLPVQRFVAPAVVIDMSKEAAADEKFVMEPSHIQAWEAKYGRIPDGAWVLMRTDWSKRTDPEKFLNMKEDGPHTPGPSTAAITFLVKERNVNGWGVEAVGTDHGQAFAFEPAFPAHNLMHGAKKLGLASLTNLDQLPPTGALLITPPLKIEKGSGSPLRVLALVAG; this is encoded by the coding sequence ATGTCCGCGTCCCTCTTGAACCAACTGGCGGCTGCCATCGTCAGCAACTCCATCCGCGTCATCGATCTCTCCCAGACCTTGCGCGCGTCGACGCCGGTGATCGCGCTGCCGCCGCCGCTTGCCAATTCCAAGCCGTTCTCGATCGAGGAAATCTCGCATTACGACGATCGTGGGCCGGGCTGGTACTGGAACAACATCTCGATGGGCGAGCATACGGGGACGCATTTCGACGCGCCGGTGCACTGGGTGACGGGCCAGCATTACGCCGACGGCTTCACCGACACGCTGCCGGTGCAACGCTTCGTTGCGCCCGCGGTCGTGATCGACATGAGCAAGGAAGCAGCGGCGGACGAGAAGTTCGTGATGGAGCCGTCGCACATCCAGGCCTGGGAGGCCAAATATGGCCGTATCCCGGATGGCGCGTGGGTGCTGATGCGCACCGATTGGTCGAAGCGCACCGACCCGGAGAAGTTCCTCAATATGAAAGAGGACGGCCCGCACACGCCGGGCCCTTCGACGGCGGCGATCACGTTCCTGGTCAAGGAGCGCAACGTCAACGGTTGGGGCGTGGAAGCGGTCGGCACCGACCACGGCCAGGCCTTCGCCTTCGAGCCGGCGTTCCCGGCGCACAATCTGATGCACGGCGCCAAGAAGCTCGGCCTTGCCAGCCTCACCAATCTCGACCAGCTGCCGCCGACTGGCGCGCTGCTGATCACGCCGCCGCTGAAGATCGAGAAGGGGTCGGGCTCGCCGCTGCGCGTGCTGGCTCTGGTCGCGGGCTAA
- a CDS encoding ABC transporter permease, which produces MADVAGTTPRADAAPSRLAKTVRALLAQPKVVWGGGFILFLIVLAFLAPFVAPHDPLAQDLMSGTLPPIGFAEHDASFILGTDDLGRDVLSRLIYGTRVALTVAFVAAILAAVAGTLLGMLAGYYGGVIDAIVSRLIEIWMAFPPVLLSILVVAIMGSGVTSVIAAIAIIDWTRFARVVRAETMAQAQADYVTAARTLGFSRLAILFREILPNVAPVLLALLTLEMGIAVIVEAILSFVGLSVSSDTPTWGGMIAQGRQIIYQAWWVFAAPLTALFLTVLAFNQLGDGLRRALDPVMQR; this is translated from the coding sequence ATGGCTGATGTTGCTGGCACCACGCCGCGCGCCGACGCCGCGCCAAGCCGCCTGGCCAAGACCGTGCGTGCGTTGCTCGCGCAGCCCAAGGTCGTCTGGGGCGGCGGCTTTATCCTGTTTCTGATCGTATTGGCGTTCCTGGCGCCGTTCGTCGCGCCGCATGATCCGCTGGCGCAGGACCTCATGTCCGGCACCTTGCCGCCGATCGGTTTCGCCGAGCACGACGCGAGCTTCATTCTCGGCACCGACGATCTCGGCCGCGACGTGCTCTCGCGCCTGATCTACGGCACGCGCGTCGCGCTTACCGTCGCCTTCGTTGCGGCGATCCTCGCCGCCGTGGCCGGGACGCTGCTTGGCATGCTCGCCGGCTATTACGGCGGCGTCATCGACGCCATTGTCTCGCGTTTGATCGAGATCTGGATGGCGTTCCCGCCGGTGCTGCTGTCGATCCTGGTCGTCGCCATCATGGGCTCGGGCGTTACCTCCGTCATCGCCGCCATCGCCATCATCGACTGGACCCGCTTTGCCCGCGTGGTGCGCGCGGAGACCATGGCGCAGGCGCAGGCCGACTACGTCACCGCCGCGCGCACGCTCGGTTTCTCTCGGTTGGCGATCCTGTTTCGCGAGATACTGCCGAACGTCGCGCCGGTGCTGCTGGCGTTGCTGACCTTGGAGATGGGCATCGCCGTGATCGTCGAGGCGATCTTGTCCTTCGTCGGCCTGTCGGTGTCGTCGGACACGCCGACCTGGGGCGGCATGATCGCGCAAGGCCGGCAGATCATCTATCAGGCTTGGTGGGTATTCGCGGCGCCGCTGACGGCGCTGTTCCTGACCGTGCTTGCCTTCAATCAGCTCGGCGATGGCTTGCGCCGCGCGCTCGATCCGGTGATGCAGCGATGA